From Solwaraspora sp. WMMD1047, the proteins below share one genomic window:
- a CDS encoding TetR/AcrR family transcriptional regulator, which produces MTSGTPGNTRSRIQAIALELFTEQGYEKTSLREIAERLGVTKAALYYHFKSKDDIVNSFVSDRISRLDELVKWAEDQPLDAAGRRAVLRRYADELFGDEHHTVMQFFEQNQTVLKSLAAGQMMRERLMRIASLLAGPDAAPTAQVRAAMAIFAVHSSLFAIRDSAVSLAERRRIALEIGDELLDRVPDPPR; this is translated from the coding sequence GTGACCAGCGGCACACCCGGCAACACCAGGTCGCGCATCCAGGCCATCGCGCTGGAGCTCTTCACCGAGCAGGGGTACGAGAAGACCTCGCTCCGGGAGATCGCCGAGCGGCTGGGGGTGACCAAGGCCGCGCTCTACTACCACTTCAAGAGCAAGGACGACATCGTCAACAGCTTCGTCTCGGACCGGATCAGCCGGCTGGACGAGCTGGTCAAGTGGGCCGAGGACCAGCCGCTGGACGCCGCCGGCCGGCGGGCGGTGCTGCGCCGCTACGCCGACGAGCTGTTCGGCGACGAACACCACACGGTGATGCAGTTCTTCGAGCAGAACCAGACCGTGCTCAAGAGCCTGGCCGCCGGACAGATGATGCGGGAGCGGTTGATGCGGATCGCCAGCCTGCTGGCCGGTCCGGACGCCGCACCCACCGCCCAGGTCCGCGCGGCGATGGCCATCTTCGCCGTGCACAGCTCGCTGTTCGCGATCCGCGACTCGGCGGTCAGCCTGGCGGAGCGGCGGCGGATCGCCCTGGAGATCGGGGACGAACTGCTCGACCGGGTCCCCGATCCGCCGCGCTAG
- the rsgA gene encoding ribosome small subunit-dependent GTPase A — protein MAVDRGRYTCVLLPADAADEPVTAMRARELGRRSVVVGDRVWLVGDTSGASGALARIVRIAERSSVLRRTADDDDSTPEGRLERVVVANADQLVIVNSLADPPPRTGFIDRCLVAAYDAGIEPLLCLTKSDLAGPEQVLGYYAELDLRHVLVGPDADLTDLRAILTGRVSVLVGHSGVGKSTLVNRLVPDADRAVGVVSAIGRGRHTSTSVVALPLPADRAADGGPGWIIDTPGVRSFGLAHVSADSLLHGFPDLVEGTLECPPNCEHTTGEDDCALSAWVAAGNADQRRLESYRRLLASRAGDTEAQ, from the coding sequence ATCGCCGTCGACCGGGGCCGCTACACCTGCGTGCTGCTGCCGGCCGACGCCGCGGACGAGCCGGTCACCGCGATGCGGGCCCGCGAACTCGGGCGCAGGTCCGTGGTGGTGGGTGACCGGGTCTGGCTGGTCGGCGACACCTCCGGGGCCAGCGGCGCGCTGGCCCGGATCGTCCGGATCGCCGAACGCAGCTCGGTGCTGCGCCGCACCGCCGACGACGACGACAGCACCCCGGAGGGACGGCTGGAACGGGTGGTGGTGGCCAACGCCGACCAGCTCGTCATCGTCAACTCGCTGGCCGACCCGCCGCCCCGGACCGGGTTCATCGACCGCTGCCTGGTGGCCGCGTACGACGCCGGGATCGAGCCGCTGCTCTGCCTGACCAAGTCCGATCTGGCCGGGCCGGAGCAGGTCCTGGGCTACTACGCCGAGTTGGACCTGCGGCACGTGCTGGTCGGCCCGGACGCCGACCTGACCGACCTGCGGGCCATCCTCACCGGCCGGGTCTCGGTCCTGGTCGGGCACTCCGGGGTGGGCAAGTCGACGCTGGTCAACCGGCTGGTGCCGGACGCCGACCGGGCAGTCGGGGTGGTCAGCGCGATCGGCCGGGGCCGGCACACCTCGACAAGCGTCGTCGCGCTGCCGCTGCCCGCGGACCGGGCGGCCGACGGCGGTCCGGGGTGGATCATCGACACCCCGGGGGTACGCAGTTTCGGGCTCGCCCACGTCTCGGCCGACAGCCTGCTGCACGGCTTCCCCGACCTCGTCGAGGGGACGCTTGAGTGCCCGCCCAACTGCGAGCACACCACCGGGGAGGACGACTGCGCGCTGAGTGCCTGGGTGGCCGCCGGCAACGCCGACCAGCGTCGGCTGGAGTCGTACCGGCGGCTGCTGGCCTCCCGGGCCGGCGACACGGAAGCGCAGTGA
- a CDS encoding biotin/lipoyl-binding carrier protein: protein MADEIRAEMVANVWKVVVSTGDSVSEGDTLVILESMKMEIPVVAESDGVVERLAVNEGDVVSDGDLIAVIG from the coding sequence GTGGCCGACGAGATCCGGGCCGAGATGGTGGCGAACGTCTGGAAGGTCGTCGTCTCGACCGGTGACTCCGTCTCCGAGGGCGACACGCTTGTCATCCTCGAGTCGATGAAGATGGAGATCCCGGTTGTCGCCGAGTCGGACGGCGTGGTCGAGCGGCTGGCGGTGAACGAGGGGGACGTGGTCTCCGACGGCGACCTGATCGCCGTCATCGGGTGA
- a CDS encoding MDR family MFS transporter, protein MTDTQRAAAPPNIRVVLAGLMIAMMLAMLDNMIVSTALPRIVGEFGGLNHFTWVVTAYVLGTTVSTPIWGKLGDLYGRKAVFLTSIGIFLLGSALCGMAGSELLGGPGDGMIQLIAFRALQGLGAGGLMVGVMAIIGDLVPPRERGRYQGMIAGIMAIAMVAGPLTGGFITDNLSWRWAFYINLPLGGAALVLLATRMHLPRYRTEHRIDWLGASLLSTAITALVLITTWGGNEYAWASAQIFGLVALTVLSTGAFVLVERRAPEPILPLGLFANRNFAVISAVGFLLGFAMFGAMNFLPLFQQTVQGATATESGLLLLPLMFGMLATSIVAGRTITRTGRYRIFPIIGGVFLTAGMVLFTLLDAGTSRVESALYMIVLGVGMGFLMQTSMLIAQNSVEQRDLGAASGAATFFRSIGGSLGISLFGAVFNSRLQSSPAGEYIAGGGGETGVDPAALRELPAQLRETVLGGLAGSIAGVFVWAVLFAVAVPVLAWFIKEIPLRSTNNVPTDRQTPEEQAEVALSKAPVA, encoded by the coding sequence ATGACCGATACCCAGCGGGCGGCGGCGCCGCCGAACATCAGGGTGGTGCTGGCCGGCCTGATGATCGCCATGATGCTGGCGATGCTCGACAACATGATCGTCAGCACCGCGCTGCCCCGGATCGTCGGCGAGTTCGGGGGACTGAACCACTTCACCTGGGTGGTCACCGCCTACGTGCTCGGCACCACGGTGTCGACCCCGATCTGGGGCAAGCTCGGCGACCTGTACGGCCGCAAGGCGGTCTTCCTCACCTCGATCGGGATCTTCCTGCTCGGATCGGCGCTGTGCGGCATGGCCGGCTCGGAGCTGCTCGGCGGACCCGGCGACGGCATGATCCAGCTGATCGCGTTCCGGGCGCTGCAAGGCCTCGGCGCCGGCGGTCTGATGGTCGGCGTCATGGCGATCATCGGCGACCTGGTGCCGCCCCGCGAGCGCGGGCGCTACCAGGGCATGATCGCCGGAATCATGGCCATCGCCATGGTCGCCGGACCGCTGACCGGCGGCTTCATCACCGACAACCTCTCCTGGCGCTGGGCGTTCTACATCAACCTGCCGCTCGGCGGGGCGGCGCTGGTGCTGCTGGCCACGAGGATGCACCTGCCGCGCTACCGCACCGAGCACCGCATCGACTGGCTCGGGGCGAGCCTGCTCTCCACCGCCATCACCGCGCTCGTGCTGATCACCACCTGGGGCGGCAACGAGTACGCCTGGGCGTCGGCACAGATCTTCGGCCTGGTCGCGCTGACCGTGCTCAGCACGGGCGCGTTCGTCCTGGTCGAGCGGCGGGCACCCGAACCCATCCTGCCGTTGGGCCTGTTCGCCAACCGCAACTTCGCGGTCATCTCGGCGGTCGGCTTCCTGCTCGGCTTCGCGATGTTCGGCGCGATGAACTTCCTGCCGCTGTTCCAGCAGACCGTGCAGGGCGCCACCGCCACCGAGAGCGGGCTGCTGCTGCTGCCACTGATGTTCGGGATGCTGGCCACGTCGATCGTCGCCGGCCGGACGATCACCCGCACCGGCCGCTACCGGATCTTCCCGATCATCGGCGGCGTGTTCCTGACCGCCGGCATGGTCCTGTTCACGCTGCTGGACGCCGGGACCAGTCGGGTCGAGTCGGCGCTCTACATGATCGTGCTCGGCGTCGGGATGGGCTTCCTGATGCAGACCTCGATGCTGATCGCGCAGAACAGCGTGGAGCAGCGCGACCTCGGGGCGGCCAGCGGCGCGGCCACCTTCTTCCGGTCGATCGGCGGCTCGCTCGGCATCTCGCTGTTCGGCGCGGTCTTCAACAGCCGCCTGCAGTCCTCGCCCGCCGGCGAGTACATCGCCGGCGGTGGCGGCGAGACCGGCGTCGATCCGGCCGCGCTGCGGGAACTGCCCGCGCAACTGCGGGAGACCGTGCTGGGCGGGTTGGCCGGCTCGATCGCCGGGGTCTTCGTGTGGGCGGTGCTGTTCGCGGTCGCGGTCCCGGTGCTCGCCTGGTTCATCAAGGAAATCCCGCTGCGGTCGACGAACAACGTGCCGACCGACCGCCAGACGCCGGAGGAGCAGGCCGAGGTGGCGCTCAGCAAGGCCCCGGTGGCCTGA
- the hisN gene encoding histidinol-phosphatase, protein MARYADDLSLAHVLADTADSISMTRFRATDLRVEAKPDLTPVSDADTAVERAIRATLARTRPRDGVLGEEFGAAEAAAGRGGRQWVVDPIDGTKNFVRGVPIWATLIALLEDDQPVVGLVSAPALGRRWWAATGHGAYAGRHTAAATPIRVSGVSRLGDASFCYSSLTGWEENGRLPAVLDLIRQCWRSRAYGDFYGYMLVAEGAVDMMVEPELSLWDMAALIPIVTEAGGAFTDLAGRPGPGGGSAVASNGRLQEELLHRLG, encoded by the coding sequence ATGGCCCGCTACGCCGACGACCTCTCCCTCGCGCACGTGCTGGCCGACACGGCCGACTCGATCTCGATGACCCGCTTCCGGGCCACCGACCTGCGGGTCGAGGCCAAGCCGGACCTGACCCCGGTCTCCGACGCGGACACCGCCGTCGAGCGGGCCATCCGGGCCACCCTGGCCCGGACCCGCCCCCGCGACGGGGTGCTCGGCGAGGAGTTCGGCGCCGCCGAGGCGGCGGCCGGCCGGGGTGGCCGGCAGTGGGTGGTCGACCCGATCGACGGCACCAAGAACTTCGTCCGCGGGGTGCCGATCTGGGCCACCCTGATCGCGCTGCTCGAGGACGACCAGCCGGTGGTCGGCCTGGTGTCGGCGCCCGCGCTCGGCCGCCGCTGGTGGGCCGCGACCGGCCACGGCGCATACGCCGGCCGGCACACCGCCGCCGCCACCCCGATCCGGGTCTCCGGGGTGAGCCGGCTCGGCGACGCGAGCTTCTGCTACTCCTCGCTCACCGGTTGGGAGGAGAACGGCCGGCTGCCGGCGGTCCTGGACCTCATCCGGCAGTGCTGGCGCAGCCGGGCGTACGGCGACTTCTACGGCTACATGCTGGTCGCCGAGGGCGCGGTGGACATGATGGTCGAACCGGAACTGTCCCTGTGGGACATGGCCGCGCTGATCCCCATCGTCACCGAGGCCGGCGGCGCCTTCACCGACCTGGCCGGGCGGCCCGGACCGGGCGGCGGCAGCGCCGTGGCCAGCAACGGCAGGCTGCAGGAGGAGCTGCTGCACCGGCTCGGATGA
- a CDS encoding SOS response-associated peptidase has translation MCGRYATTRSAVDLSALFEAYDDTGGRLTADYNVAPTDPVPIVRVSARLGGSALSVARWGLLPSWARDARGAARMINARAETVATTAGYARSFARRRCLVPADGWYEWVRRDGAAKQPYFMTRADGGVLAFAGLWSVWSGAGEPVLTCSVVTTEAVGDLALVHDRMPLVLPPRHWAGWLGDSAAELLAPPEPADLTGIELRPVGPAVGDVRNDGPGLVARVAAAPLGAPPEEPAELTLF, from the coding sequence ATGTGCGGCCGGTACGCGACCACCAGGAGCGCGGTGGACCTGAGCGCGCTCTTCGAGGCGTACGACGACACCGGCGGCCGGTTGACCGCCGACTACAACGTCGCGCCGACCGATCCGGTGCCGATCGTGCGGGTCTCCGCCCGGTTGGGCGGTTCGGCGCTGTCGGTGGCCCGCTGGGGGCTGCTGCCGTCCTGGGCGCGGGACGCCCGGGGCGCCGCCCGGATGATCAACGCGCGGGCCGAGACGGTCGCCACCACGGCCGGCTACGCCCGGTCGTTCGCGCGGCGCCGGTGCCTGGTGCCGGCCGACGGCTGGTACGAGTGGGTCCGCCGGGACGGCGCCGCCAAACAGCCGTACTTCATGACCCGTGCCGACGGCGGGGTGCTCGCCTTCGCCGGTCTCTGGTCGGTCTGGAGCGGTGCCGGCGAGCCGGTCCTGACCTGCAGCGTGGTGACCACCGAGGCGGTCGGGGACCTGGCCCTGGTGCACGACCGGATGCCGCTGGTGCTGCCGCCCCGGCACTGGGCCGGCTGGCTCGGTGACTCCGCCGCCGAGCTGCTCGCGCCGCCGGAGCCGGCGGACCTCACCGGGATCGAGCTGCGCCCGGTCGGCCCGGCCGTGGGGGACGTCCGCAACGACGGTCCGGGTCTGGTCGCCCGGGTGGCCGCCGCGCCACTCGGGGCGCCGCCCGAGGAGCCCGCGGAGCTGACGCTTTTCTGA
- a CDS encoding WhiB family transcriptional regulator, whose translation MTRARMPRPHEVAAARRDPRLVRALSERHLDDAWRTRGVCQNVDPETFFPAPSEPADAAVALCRTCDVAGPCLAWALEVGDCHGVWGGTTPRERRAMLVAWRGQVRRDPEAGDDAGPPVRDRLLTLVPLRADA comes from the coding sequence ATGACACGGGCGCGGATGCCACGCCCGCACGAGGTTGCCGCGGCACGGCGGGACCCGAGGTTGGTTCGGGCCCTCAGCGAGCGGCATCTCGACGATGCCTGGCGCACCCGGGGCGTGTGCCAGAACGTGGACCCGGAGACGTTCTTCCCGGCGCCCAGCGAGCCGGCGGATGCCGCGGTCGCGCTCTGCCGGACCTGCGACGTTGCGGGACCCTGCCTGGCCTGGGCGTTGGAGGTGGGGGACTGCCACGGGGTCTGGGGCGGCACCACCCCGCGCGAGCGGCGGGCGATGCTCGTCGCCTGGCGCGGACAGGTCCGGCGGGATCCGGAGGCCGGCGACGACGCCGGTCCGCCGGTGCGGGACCGGCTGCTCACCCTGGTGCCGTTGCGGGCCGACGCCTGA
- the rsrA gene encoding mycothiol system anti-sigma-R factor, translating to MSCGEPHETDCREVLAEVYLYLDLECADERRFLIRHHLDECSPCLREYGIEREVKELVARCCGNETAPVELRERLRARLTELVFETDSREYLPD from the coding sequence ATGAGTTGCGGTGAACCCCACGAGACGGACTGCCGCGAGGTACTGGCTGAGGTCTACCTCTACCTCGACCTGGAGTGCGCCGACGAACGCCGGTTCCTGATCCGCCACCACCTCGACGAGTGCTCGCCGTGTCTGCGTGAGTACGGCATCGAGCGGGAGGTCAAGGAGCTGGTCGCCCGCTGCTGCGGCAACGAGACCGCACCGGTCGAGCTGCGCGAGCGACTGCGGGCCCGCCTCACCGAACTGGTCTTCGAGACCGACTCCCGGGAGTACCTGCCGGACTGA
- a CDS encoding alpha/beta family hydrolase, which yields MRRTSEISTPRGPARVTYDRPDGDPVSLLVLGHGAGGDVDAPDLVAVRDAAIAAGVAVARVTQPYRVAGRRAPAPAGQLDEAWAAVLAALRADVAGPLVVGGRSSGARVACRTASAVGAVGIVALAFPLHPPGRPERSRAAELATGLPTLVVNGDRDPFGLPPGGGPVQVVVRPGERHDLRRDPAGVAAVVVGWLCGHGWADRGPCPPA from the coding sequence ATGCGCCGGACCAGCGAGATCAGCACGCCGAGGGGACCTGCCCGGGTCACGTACGACCGGCCCGACGGTGACCCGGTCAGCCTGTTGGTGCTCGGTCACGGGGCCGGCGGCGACGTGGACGCGCCCGATCTGGTCGCGGTGCGGGACGCGGCGATTGCGGCCGGCGTGGCGGTCGCCCGGGTGACCCAGCCCTACCGGGTGGCCGGGCGGCGAGCGCCGGCACCGGCCGGACAGCTCGACGAGGCATGGGCGGCCGTCCTCGCCGCGCTGCGGGCCGACGTCGCCGGTCCGTTGGTGGTCGGTGGACGTTCCAGCGGCGCCCGGGTGGCCTGCCGGACCGCGTCGGCGGTCGGCGCCGTCGGGATCGTCGCGCTGGCCTTCCCGCTGCATCCGCCGGGCCGTCCGGAACGGTCCCGGGCCGCCGAGCTGGCCACCGGGCTGCCCACCCTGGTGGTCAACGGGGACCGGGACCCGTTCGGGTTGCCGCCCGGCGGCGGGCCGGTCCAGGTGGTCGTCCGCCCCGGCGAGCGGCACGACCTGCGGCGGGACCCGGCGGGGGTGGCGGCGGTCGTGGTGGGCTGGCTGTGCGGGCACGGCTGGGCGGATCGCGGCCCGTGTCCACCGGCGTAG
- the aroA gene encoding 3-phosphoshikimate 1-carboxyvinyltransferase, translating to MANLTATRPPQPWQAPTASDPVGTTLRLPGSKSMTARALILSAIATGPSTLRRPLRARDTELMAGGLRAMGAHVSIVDDERWLLRPHPLRGPSHVDVGLAGTVMRFVPPIAGLADGPVTFDGDPVARTRPLGPLIAALRSIGVRIDAPGAGSLPLTVRGTGRVTGGEVVIDASGSSQFVSALLLAAPRFERGVVLRHVGPPVPSAPHLRMTVQMLRAAGAGIDDTTPDVWVVEPGRLTGRGWDIEPDLSGALPFFAAALVTGGRVTLAGWPPSSLQPVDRLRELLGQLGGELSLDTEGLTVRGTGVVHGLDADLSDVSELTPVLAALAALADSPSRLRGVAHIRGHETDRLAALTRELTGLGAEVIESPDGLEIRPRPLHGGQFATYDDHRMAHAGAVLGLAVPGISLTDVACTSKTLPEFPALWSAMVTGGSDHR from the coding sequence GTGGCGAACCTCACCGCGACCCGCCCACCGCAACCGTGGCAGGCGCCGACCGCGTCCGACCCGGTCGGCACCACGCTGCGCCTGCCGGGCTCCAAGTCGATGACGGCCCGGGCCCTGATCCTCAGCGCGATCGCCACCGGCCCGTCCACCCTGCGCCGCCCGCTGCGCGCCCGGGACACCGAACTGATGGCCGGCGGCCTGCGCGCCATGGGTGCCCACGTCTCCATCGTGGACGACGAACGCTGGCTGCTGCGGCCGCACCCGCTGCGCGGGCCGAGCCACGTCGACGTCGGCCTCGCCGGCACCGTGATGCGTTTCGTACCGCCGATCGCCGGCCTCGCCGACGGGCCGGTCACCTTCGACGGCGACCCCGTCGCCCGGACCCGCCCGCTCGGCCCGCTGATCGCCGCGCTGCGCTCGATCGGGGTACGGATCGACGCGCCGGGCGCCGGCAGCCTGCCGCTCACCGTCCGGGGCACCGGCCGGGTCACCGGCGGCGAGGTCGTCATCGACGCCTCGGGCTCCAGCCAGTTCGTCTCCGCGCTGCTGCTGGCCGCGCCCCGGTTCGAGCGGGGCGTCGTGCTGCGGCACGTCGGCCCGCCGGTGCCGTCCGCGCCGCACCTGCGGATGACCGTCCAGATGCTGCGGGCGGCCGGCGCCGGCATCGACGACACCACCCCGGACGTCTGGGTGGTGGAGCCGGGCCGGCTCACCGGCCGCGGCTGGGACATCGAACCGGACCTCTCCGGCGCGCTGCCGTTCTTCGCCGCGGCGCTGGTCACCGGCGGCCGGGTGACCCTGGCCGGCTGGCCGCCCAGCAGCCTGCAACCCGTCGACCGGCTGCGTGAGCTGCTCGGCCAGCTCGGCGGGGAGCTGTCTCTGGACACCGAGGGGCTGACGGTACGCGGCACCGGCGTCGTACACGGGCTGGACGCCGACCTCTCCGACGTCAGTGAGCTGACCCCGGTGCTGGCGGCCCTCGCGGCGCTGGCCGACTCGCCGTCCCGGCTGCGCGGGGTGGCCCACATCCGGGGCCACGAGACCGACCGGCTGGCCGCCCTCACCCGCGAGCTGACCGGCCTCGGCGCCGAGGTCATCGAGTCGCCGGACGGGCTGGAGATCCGGCCCCGACCGCTGCACGGCGGGCAGTTCGCCACCTACGACGACCACCGGATGGCGCACGCCGGCGCGGTCCTCGGGCTGGCCGTGCCCGGAATCAGCCTGACCGACGTGGCGTGTACCTCGAAGACCCTGCCCGAGTTCCCGGCACTATGGTCAGCGATGGTGACCGGCGGGAGCGATCACCGGTAG